The genomic stretch TTGAATTCGGGAGATTATTTATCGAAAGCAAACCCAGAGGCATTAGCAGATAAAAACTCTGTAAAACTGACATCTTCAATAAGTGAAAAGGCCTTGAGGTACGACTTAACAGTGCCTTTTGCACGATATGTAGTCCAAAATAAAAATGATATTGTCTTCCCATTTAAACGATTTCAAATACAGCCAGTTTGGCGGGCAGATCGTCCTCAGAAAAGTAGATATCGTGAGTTTTATCAATGTGATGTAGATGTTATTGGTAGTGATTCTCTCTTAATTGAATTAGAAATAGTCCAGATATTGGATGAGGTTTTTACCGCTTTAGGGTTGGATGTTACAGTGAAGATTAATAACAGGAAAATATTAAGAGGGCTCGCTCAGTATGTTGGTGTTGAAGATAGAATGACGGATTTAGTTGTGGCTATTGATAAGATTGAAAAAGTAGGAATTGAGGGTGTCGTTAAAGAATTGTCGGAAAAGGGGTTTGTGCAAGACGAATTAACAAAAATTGAAGAATTGCTTTTAACAGATAGAGGAGATCTTAAAAAGGTTTCTGAAATGGTGGCTGATTCGAAAGAAGGCCTTAAAGGGTTAGAAGAGATGAATTATGTACTTGATAATAGTACATCTAGCAGCTTAAAGACTGCTAAGGTTGAATTTGATTTCTCTTTAGCTCGTGGGTTAAATTATTACACAGGAACGATTATAGAGGTTGTTTGTGCGGAATTCCCTGTAAGTATTGGCGGAGGTGGGCGGTACGACGATCTAACGGGAGTATTTGGATTAGACAATATGTCTGGGATAGGAGTATCGTTTGGGGCAGATCGTATCTATGATTTAATGTTGGAAAGATCATTGTTCCCCGAGAAACTGGAATTAACCACAAGAGTATTGTTCGTTA from Flavobacteriales bacterium encodes the following:
- a CDS encoding histidine--tRNA ligase, coding for MSKPSTPKGTRDFSPAVMSRRNYIFNTIKSVIRKYGFAEIQTPAIEKLSTLTGKYGEEGDRLIFKILNSGDYLSKANPEALADKNSVKLTSSISEKALRYDLTVPFARYVVQNKNDIVFPFKRFQIQPVWRADRPQKSRYREFYQCDVDVIGSDSLLIELEIVQILDEVFTALGLDVTVKINNRKILRGLAQYVGVEDRMTDLVVAIDKIEKVGIEGVVKELSEKGFVQDELTKIEELLLTDRGDLKKVSEMVADSKEGLKGLEEMNYVLDNSTSSSLKTAKVEFDFSLARGLNYYTGTIIEVVCAEFPVSIGGGGRYDDLTGVFGLDNMSGIGVSFGADRIYDLMLERSLFPEKLELTTRVLFVNFGEREAHFCLSLVAQLRENGISTELYPDSAKMKKQMKYADSRLVEYVVLVGEEEIETGEIKVKEMTSGEQHTTTIAELMQLLQNN